One window of the Acidiferrobacteraceae bacterium genome contains the following:
- a CDS encoding SRPBCC domain-containing protein → MSADLQFDFLVDKQANTITVRREFAAKRQLVWDCYTKSELLDRWFAPKPLTTRTRFMDFREGGYWHYAMIMPDGTEYWSRQDYASIQPIEHYTARDGFTDETGEVNPTLPQSDQDLTFKDLGDHTLVQTIVTYPSLSDLEKVIEMGMQEGLTSTLERLDELLPTLS, encoded by the coding sequence ATGAGCGCCGATCTGCAATTCGACTTCCTTGTGGACAAGCAAGCCAACACCATCACCGTTCGCCGAGAATTCGCCGCGAAGCGACAACTGGTCTGGGACTGCTACACCAAAAGCGAGCTTCTGGATCGATGGTTCGCCCCCAAGCCGCTTACGACCAGGACAAGGTTCATGGACTTTCGCGAGGGCGGGTACTGGCACTACGCCATGATCATGCCGGACGGCACGGAATACTGGAGCCGGCAGGACTACGCAAGCATCCAGCCGATCGAGCACTACACCGCGCGCGACGGATTTACCGATGAAACCGGTGAAGTGAACCCGACCCTTCCACAATCGGATCAGGATCTCACGTTCAAGGACCTCGGTGACCATACGCTGGTGCAAACCATCGTGACCTACCCGTCTCTGAGTGATCTGGAAAAGGTAATCGAGATGGGCATGCAGGAAGGACTGACCTCGACGCTGGAACGCCTGGATGAACTGCTGCCGACGCTGAGCTGA